The DNA region TTCTGAATAAAAGCTTTGGCTTCAGTATTCCCAAGTTTTGTTTTAGTTTGCCCCTCAAACTGTGGCTCACGCAGTTTAATGGAAACTATTGCCGTTAAGCCTTCGCGCACATCTTCACCTGAAAGGTTCGAATCTTTCTCTTTCAAGATATTCCAGTCGCGGGCAAATTTATTAACTAGCGAAGTTAATGCCGCACGGAATCCTTCTTCGTGCGTGCCACCTTCAATTGTGTTAATCGTGTTAGCAAATGTGTAAACCGATTCGGTGTAACCATTACTCCACTGCATCGCGATTTCAGCACTAAGGCCGCGATCATCATCTTCGGTAGCAAACTCTATGACTTCATGATGGATTGGCGCTTTTGTGGTATTTAGATGTCGAACAAAGTCTGCGATGCCGCCTTCATAAAAATAAGTTATGGTTCGGTTTCCACGCTCAATTACTTCTTCGCCTTTTTCGTCGGTGCCTAGAAAGGTAGCCACTCGTTCGTCAGTTAGCGTTAAAGTAAGCCCGCGATTTAAAAATGCCATCTCTTGGAAACGTCGAGCTAAAGTATCAAAGTCATAGTGGGTTGTCTCAAAAATGTCGGCATCTGCCCAAAATGTAACAGTTGTTCCGGTTTGATCGGTTTTACCGCCTTTGGCTAAGTCGGCGCGCGGTACGCCATGGTCATAAGACTGCGTCCAAATTGCACCCTCGCGCTTTACTTCTACATCGACATGCGTTGATAGCGCGTTCACTACCGAGACACCTACGCCGTGCAAGCCGCCCGAAACTGCGTACCCGCCGCCGCCAAATTTTCCTCCTGCGTGCAAAACCGTAAGCACAACTTCAACAGCCGGTTTTCCTTCTGATGGAACAATGTCCACAGGAATTCCTCGGCCGTTATCCCGCACCCGCACTGCGCCATCAGCCAAAATCGTCACGTCTATGTGAGTGCAATGTCCTGCTAATGCTTCATCAACTGAGTTATCGACTACCTCGTAAACCAAGTGATGGAGTCCTCGTTCACCGGTAGAACCGATGTACATTCCAGGGCGTTTACGAACAGCATCCAGGCCTTCTAAGACCTGGATGGCACTGGCGTCATAAGACACTAGTTAGCCTTCCAGTTAGTGGGATAAAACCCCCGATATTCAGCAGAAAATAGGGCCACTGGATGTCGGGTTTGAGTACCTTAATCCTATCGGTTTTCTGGTCAATTTTTGTTGAAAAAACTACCCATATGTGTCACGTGGACCGCGACCCGAAACGCTGCGCAAGCCATGCTTCCAAGACGGCGCTGTCGGACCTAAAACTTTGATCTCAGTGATTGTTCCGCTACCAAATTCTGCATCAATCTTTTCTTCGATTGTTGAAAGCATCAGTCGAATTTGAGTCGCCCAAGCAGTTGATTCTGCGCGTAGGACTAGCACTCCTGAGCTCCCACTTGAAGCTAAATCTAAAGTTTCAATTTGAACATGATTAGCAATGTCATCCCCAACAAGTGCTGGCCATAGTGTTTTCACTTTTCCAGCGACGATGTTTAGATCCCAGCCTCTAGTCACAATCAGGTGGTCGATCAACATCGCTAATGTTGCTGGGTCGCGCACATCTGGACCGGGGCCACTTCGTTGGTCGGCTGCTACTCGGTTCGTTGTGTTGCTTGAACGCGGTTGAATGCCTCGGCGAAGTCGAGCTCGACTAAGAACTGATTTAAGAAACTCTTGCTGGCTACTGGTCAGCATGAGTCAACTCATCTGGTAGCCAATAATTAGTGGATTTAAGTTCATCTGGGATGTCTTTGGTGTCTGCAACAGTGATTAGAGTTTGTTCAACAGCAGAAATTACCGAAATTAATCTTGATCGGCGACGGGCATCTAACTCAGCGAAGACATCGTCGAGAATTAAAATCGGATCAGACTCAAATTCTCTAAGCACTGCAAATGTTGCTAGCCGAAGGGCAATCGCCACTGACCAAGATTGGCCATGTGACGCAAAATTGCGAACCGGTGCACTGTTTAATTCAAGTAACAAATCGTCTCGATGTGGTCCTGACAATGTTTGGCCGCGAGATATTTCTTCTTTAATTCTAGATTCTAGGGCTGTTTGAAGTTGGTTTGATATCTCCGTTAAGTCCCTGGCATTTTTGGTCAGCCAGCTCGCTTGATAGCTTGCTTGAATGGGTTCGGTCGCGCCACTTATTACATTTCCAAATTCAGTTAAGTGCGGAACTAATTTTTCTATTGCGTTGAGACGATTAAAGACAAGCTCTGCGCCAAATTTGATTAGTTGCTCATCCCAAGCACTAAGTGTTGCTTTTGCGGTTTCGCCTAATGGCCGACCGGCAGCCGACTTAAGTAGGCTGTTTCGCTGTTTTAACGCTTTTTCATAATCATGTTTTACTTCAACAAGCCTCGGGGTCTGCAAAATTAGGAACTCGTCAAGGAAATTTCTTCGCGAAGCTGGCTCATTTTTTACTAGATTTAAATCTTCGGGTGAAAAAATTACGGTTTGAATTATCCCTGCAACATCTTTTGGTTTTCGTGTTTGCGAGCCGTTAACTTCAAAGGTGTTTGGCTTCTCACGGTTAATTGTGACGGTAACTTTTGCTTGTCGGTTTTGTTTTTGTGCACAGAGTTCTATGAAGGCGCTATCGCAGTTATGTTTAATTAGTGGACCATCTTGATTCACTCGATGGCTTTGCAGTGTCGAAGTGTAATGAATTGCTTCGATCACATTTGTTTTTCCAAGGCCATTTCGGCCGATGATTGCCGTGCTTCCTGGTGTTAGTTCTAAGCGAAATAACTCGTGGTTTCGAAAATTAACCAGTCCGATTGAATTTATTCTCATTAGTCGAGTCGGCGAGGCAGTAACAAATATTTATGTGCATCTTTGGCCGGGCCATTTATTTCAGATAATCCGGTTAGGAGTGCTGGTTTCATTGGTTCCTTCAATTCAATTTGTGTGAACGGCTCATTGATTGAAGTTAGACCTTCGATTAAAAAGTGTGGGTAGAAACCAAGAGTAAGTGGCTCCCCAACTAGAGAGCTTTCAAGATACTCACGGGCCTCTGATCTTTCACCAACTCCACCAGCCCCGAATACACAAGTTTCTCCATCGGAAAAACTCAAGGCGATTGGCGAATTGTTGTCTAGTACGAGCGAGACACGCTTCACGGTTTCAATAAGTTTTGCCGTGTCTATCTGAACTGTCGAGGTTGTTTCGAATTCCAATAACGATTTATAGGTGGGGAAAGATGTGGCTATAGTTCGGCTAATTGTTTGTCGGTAACCGGCGGTGATTCCGATTAAGCCCTCGTTTCCCTGGGAAAACGAGAGTGTTATTTCTTCGGTTCCTGAAATAGATTTTGCTACATCAACGATATATTTTGCTGGCACTAATGCTGTAGTAGAAATTTTGGTTGATATTGGTGACCAGTTTAATTTTGCAACAGCTAGTCGGTTACCATCTGTGGCTGCGAGCTCCATGTTGTCGCCTTCGATGATGAAGTTTATTCCTGTTAGATGTTGTCTAAAGTCATCCCGAGCTGCCGCAACACCAATTTGTGAAATAAGTGTGGTGAATTCTTTTGAGTTTACAGTTCCTGAGGGTTCTGGAATTTCTAGTGCTGGTGGATATTCTGCGGTTGGCATGGTTTGTAAAGTAAATGATGATCTACCACTTGTGATTTCCACCCTGGTTCCTGTTGCAACAAAGTCAATAGGTGCGGCAGGTAGCGCTCGCATGATGTCAGATAGGAGCCGACCAGAAATTAGCACCTCGCCTGGTTCATAAACATTTGCATTAATTACCTCTTGATTGCGTACATCCAAATCTGAACCTGAAATAGTTAATTTGTTATCTGAAGCAACAATGTGAATTCCGCGCAAAATTGGTTGCGTCGGCCGTTGAGGGATTACCCGCCCCACCCAAACAGCAGCTTCGGCGATTAAATCTCGATCGACTTGAAACTTCACAATAAATTCCTTAAAAGATCAATATGTTTTGGTACTTAGTACTTTAGTGAGCCTCAATGTTGGCACACACACCAGACAAGTATCAATAAAACACAAAATTACAAGACAGATTTTGTTATCTACAGGTCAGTTGGTTGTCGGTCAGCAGATATATATCTTTTTCGTAGTTGTAGTAGCACCCGTGGAAAGTGTGGAAAAACGACATTTACTCAATAACCAAAAGTATTTTTAAGCGGTATAACCTTGTGGATAACCAACAGGCTTATCCACATTAACTCTAAAGCCAGAAGGTTATCCACAGTTATCCACAGGATTTTGTGGACGTCCCAAAGGTTGTTAGCAGGTTTCCTACAGAACGAAAACAACCAAAATTTAACACTAGCTTTTATCCACAAAGTTATCCACAATGTGCATATATGCAACTTCTGGTTCTTTATTGACATAATGTGCAAAATTACACATTTAACAATATTTACCTAAATCTAGCGCGGCTGAGCCTTAATCCGAGCTGTTAAGTCACTTACTTGGTTGTAGAGGCTGCGGCGTTCGGCAATAAGCTGGCGAACCTTACGATCTGCGTGCATAACTGTCGTGTGGTCGCGGCCACCAAACTGTTGACCAATTTTTGGCAGTGATAAATCAGTAAGTTCACGGCACAAATACATAGCGATCTGGCGCGCGGTAACCAGTGTTCGTGACCGGCTAGCGCCAGTTAAATCCTCTAGTGTCACACCAAAATAATTTGCCGTCTGAGCCATAATTGAACTCGCTGAAATTTCTGGTCCACTTACATCGGTAATTAAATCTTTTAAAACAATCTCTGCCAGATTTAAATCAACTGGTGCCCGGTTCAAGCTAGCAAATGCAGTTACTCGAATAAGTGCGCCTTCAAGTTCTCGAATGTTTGTTGACATTTTTGAAGCAATAAATTCCAAAACATCTTGAGGGGCACTCAATCTTTCTTGAGCGCATTTTTTCCGAAGGATCGCAATACGAGTTTCTAAGTCCGGTGGCTGTACATCAGTTGGTAACGCACTAGCAAACCTAGAAACCATCCGATCCTCAAAACCCTGAAGTTGTTTTGGTGGCAAGTCCGATGTAACCACAATTTGCTTATTGGCATTAATCAATGTATTCCAAGTGTGAAAAAACTCTTCCTGCGTCTGGACTTTTCCACTCAAAAACTGAATGTCATCAACAAGCAAAACATCAATATCACGGTACTTACGCTGAAATTCTTTTGCCCGGTCATCGCGGATTGAGTTAATGAACTGGTTGGTGAACTCTTCACTACTTACGTATCGAACTTTTGATCCGGCATAAAGTGTTCGCGTGTAATGCCCAATTGCGTGTAGTAAATGCGTCTTGCCAAGACCAGACTCACCATAAATGAATAGTGGGTTATAAGCCTTACCTGGAGCTTCGGCGACGGCGCGAGCAGCAGCATGAGCAAATCGGTTTGAGGCACCCGGCACGAAAGTGTCAAAAGTATATTTCGGATTTAGTCGACTTCCTTCTTCATCGGTACGTGGTGCGGGTGCGGGTCCGCGTGAAGCTTGTGGCGGCAAAGCTGGATTTGGATCCGAAGTAAGTTCAGCGGTCTCAATGTCAGCATATGTTGAGTCAGCCAAATCGTCAGTTGCATCATCGTCTAGTTCCGGTGCAATTGATTCATCTACGGTTACCGCTAGTCGCACTTCACGACCCAAAGTTGCAGAAAGTGCATCACACACAATTGGACTTAATCGACTCTCTAAGACATCTTTTGTAAATTCATTAGGTGCTGCGATCAACGCTGTGTCACCGACTAAGCCAAGGGGGCGAGTTAAGGTGACAAATGCCCGTTGCTGGGCGGTCAACGCACCTTTAGAAAGTGACTCGAGTGTTTGAGCCCAAATATCAGTTAAATCAACACTTTCCATAGATTTCCCCTCACAATATCCACAGGCTAGAAGTAGCAGACTACGACCTGTGGATAAATTTGACAAGCGGCTGTGCAAAAAATTTAAATGCTTAGGTTTTAAGTGGCAAACAACCCAGTTTGACCAGCAGAGACAGACCGCGTATCTTTGTGATGTTAATTGACTTCCCGAAAGAGCTGCAGAAATGTCAAAGCGTACCTTCCAGCCGAATAACCGTCGCCGGGCCAAGACTCACGGCTTCCGTGAGCGCATGAGCACCCGCGCTGGCCGTGGCATTCTTTCTGCCCGCCGGGCAAAGGGTCGCGCCCGCATTTCAGCGTAAACTGCAATGCTTCCTGCCGCCCTGCGGCTTGGCAAATCGCCTAAAATCGCCGAAACTTTAAAATCGGGTCGCCGTTATGCCAGTAAATATTTCGTTCTTCACGTAGTTAGAACCGAAGATCAATGTGCCACCTTTGCTTTTGCCGTCAGTCGAAAAGTTGGAAATTCTGTTGTTAGGCATCGAATAACTCGGCAATTACGCCAAATTGTTACGCAAAACCTGGAAAAAGTACCCGCTGGTAGTCGAATTGTGGTGCGCGCCTTACCGGAAGTGGTAGATGCACAATTTACAGATTTGAATCGGGCGTTCACTGAGACAATTAGCAAAGTTCACTAATAGGTTTATTTCAATGATCAAAGCACTATGGCAAACCACGTTTGGGCGAGTTTTCAAATTCGTAGTTATCTTGCCAATCCGCGGTTATCAGAAATTTATTAGCCCTATGTTTGGTCCCACTTGCCGTTACTATCCTTCGTGTTCCACTTACGCCATACAGGCGGTTACTACACACGGAGCAATCAAAGGTATTCTGTTAGCCGCGGGGAGATTACTTCGGTGCCATCCCTGGGCGGCCGGTGGTGTTGACCCAGTTCCAGAAAAAGGAACTTGGAGAAGCTCAAAAGTAATTGAAATTTCAACTAATAATGATAGGCAGGTAAGTCAAGGATGAATCCGATTAATTGGCTGGAAACCATAGTCGCGAGTATTTTGACGTTCTTCCATCGCATCCTGTCAATAATCTTCTTGCCATCAAGCGGATGGGCTTGGGGCTTATCCATAGTTGGCCTAGTGGTTTTAATTCGAATCTTGCTAATTCCACTTTTCGTTAAGCAAATCAAGAGTCAGCGCAACATGCAGCTAATTCAGCCAAAAGTCAAAGAGATTCAGAAAAAGTATGCCGGCGACCGGGAGCGAACTTCCCAGGAACTAATGAAGCTCTACAAGGAAACTGGCACCAATCCACTTTCAAGTTGCTTGCCGATTTTGGCTCAAGCACCAATTTTCTTTGCCCTGTTCCAAGTTTTGCAGGGGATCGCACAATCCCATCCAAAAGGCGGAATGTCCAGTGAATTAGTGGACTCGGCACATAATGCAACCATCTTCGGCGCTCCGCTTTATGCGACCTTTACTCATCGAGGTACTACTGCGAGCCCAGCTGCGACAGCTTGGGTCACCGTCATTTTAATCATCTTGATGACTGCCACTACCTTTCTAACCCAGCGTCAATTAATTGTTAAGAACTCAGCCCCAGATAACCCAATGGTGCAGCAGCAGAAAATTTTGCTCTATGTTTTCCCATTTATTTTTGCCATCTCAGGCATCAACTTTCCGGTTGGTGTGCTGCTTTACTGGCTGACAACAAACATCTGGACGATGGGCCAGCAGTTCTATGTCATTCGTAATAGTCCGCAACCGGGAACTCCCGCTGAAGCGGCACTCAAAGCACGAAAAGATGCCAAGGCTGCTAAAAAATCGGGACCAATCACCGACTCTGAAAGCTCGCCCACCCCGGATACAGAATCAAAGACTCAACGCAACCAACCAACCCGAAAGTCTCGCAAGAAGAAAAACTAGGTTTCACGTGAAACGGTCAACCTCCGTTTCTCATAGAAAGGGACAACATGTCTGAAAAATCTGAATTACTAGAACAAGAGGGCGATATCGCCGCCGATTATCTGGAAGGCATCTTGGATATCGCCGATCTTGATGGCGACATCGACATGGATGTACAAAACGGTCGAGCGATGGTCAGTATTGTTGGCGCTGAATTAACTCAGCTAGTGGGCGATAAAGGTAAAGTTCTAGACGCACTTCAGGAGCTCACCCGCCTTGCAGTGACTCGAGAAACTGGTGAGCGTTCTAGATTAATGCTCGACATCTCAGGCCATCGAGAGAAAGTACGAGCTGAGTTAACGATTCTCGGCCAAGAGACCGCTGCCAAAGTCTTAGAATCAGGCGAGCCAATTAAGTTGCGTGTAATGACGTCTTTTGAACGCAAAATTGTCCATGATGCGGTTGCCGAGGCTGGCGCGAAGAGCGTTTCCGAGGGCGAAACCCCTAATCGCCGAATTGTCGTTCACCCTGCCTAGTTGCCTAGCTAATCCACGAAAGCAAAATGGACTAGTTTTTCAAAGTGGTGGTTGTTTCACGTGAAACATCAAAATCTTCTAGATCAGTACCCTGCCGTAGCACAGCAACTTAGTTCATATGCCCATTGGCTAGAAACCGAAGGCGTGATTCGCGGTTTAATTGGACCTCGCGAAGTGGACCGGATTTGGGATAGACATTTAGCCAATTGCGCTGCAGTTGCTGAGCTTATTCCTGCTAGGGCAAAAGTAATCGACATTGGTAGCGGTGCTGGTTTGCCAGGATTAGTGCTGGCAATAATTCGCCCAGATTGTGCGGTGACTTTAGTTGAGCCACTTCTACGCCGAAGTGAATTTCTGCAGGAAGTAGCTTCGGATCTCGGTTTAGCGAATGTTGCCGTTTTGCGAGCTAGAGCAGAGCAGGTTACCGAGCAGGCTCAAGTTGTCACAGCTCGTGCGGTAGCTCCATTAGCAAAGTTGTTAGGCCTAGCTATGCCGTTAGTTGCGCCAGGCGGAGAGTTACTTGCGATGAAAGGCAGTAATGCTGCCGGTGAAATCGAGCAGGCAGCTGAAGAACTTAAGGGGTTGTACGCGCAAATTTGCCAGGCGGGGCAAGGTTTAGTGTACCCGCCTACTACGGTAGTTCGAGTAGTTCGCAACTAAATATTCGTTCGTAACCAAGCAAATAAATTTACCTGGGTGGCACCGTCAGGCGTGTCTGCTAAATACAATATGCTTACCGCAGAAGGTGGGGCCAAAACATGGATTTCAGCCAAGAAGATACGCCATTGGCAGCAGCAGCGGCTGCTGCCGTCTATGTGCGCACTGGTCTAAAGGGCAGTTTTCCAAAGCCAAAGCACCCTAGGGTTTTAACAGTCGCAAACCAAAAAGGTGGAGTGGGAAAAACGACATCAGCAGTAAATCTCGCTGCTTCAATGGCCCTAGGTGGATTAAACGTTTTGGTAATAGATCTTGATCCACAGGGAAATGCATCGACCGCACTAGCGGTGGACCATCAAGAAGAGGCCGTAGGAACATATGACGTGCTTGTGGATGGGGAGCCAATAACTCAATGCATGTCGCCTGCTCCTGGCTATGAAAGCCTTTGGTGTTTACCGGCCTCGTTAGATCTTGCCGGTGCTGACATCGAGTTAATCACTAGTTTCTCTGAAACTGAACGGCCATTTCTGTTGCGCAAGGCCATCGCTTTACTGCTTGAAACCAATGATTTTGACTACATTTTTGTAGATTGCCCGCCGAGTTTAGGCATGCTCACGATCAATGCTTTAGCTGCCGTATCTGAGGTTTTGATTCCAATTCAGTGTGAATTTTATGCTCTTGAAGGTGTTCAGCAGCTACTCAGAACAATTGAGTTCGCACGGGATCGACTAAACCCAGAGTTAGCAGTAAGCACAATTTTGCTAACCATGTTTAACTCAAGGACTAACCTCTCCTTGCAGGTGGCAGAGGAAGTCCGAAGTTACTTCGGTGAGCTAGTCCTGGCAACCGCCATCCCAAGATCAACCTATGTGGCTGAAGCTCCATCATTTGGTCAAAGCGTACTAACTTACGACCCGGGCTCCACTGGTGCGGTTGCGTATTTGGCGGCCGCCCGGGAAATTGCAGCACGCGGATAGAAAAGGAAAACTAATGGCAAAACGACAAAGTCTTGGGCGAGGTCTTGGCGCGCTGATACCGGATGTTTCACGTGAAACAACTCACTCAGCCACAGCTAAGAAGTCTGATGCGGGCAGCCCAAAGCCAGCAAAAGCGTCTAAATCTGTGACACAAAAAGCTGCAAACTCAAAGGAGACGGAGTTAAGCGGTACAAAAAATGCTGATGCCATGTCAGTAGCTGGCCTTACTTTGGTGGAGCTACCAATCCGAAAGATTGTGCCAAACCCGGCTCAGCCGCGAAAGCATTTTGATGAAGATGCCTTGTCTGAGCTGGTCCACTCAATTGAGGAAATCGGCTTGCTACAACCTATTGTTGTGCGGGCCACGCCTGAAGGCTACGAACTAGTTGCTGGCGAACGTCGCTTACGGGCTAGTAAAAAGGCCGGCTTAAAAACTATTCCGGCTTTGGTGCGAGAGACCGCAGACGACCAAATGCTGCGCGATGCCTTATTGGAGAATCTGCACCGCTCCCAACTAACTCCGTTAGAAGAAGCTGCCGCTTATCAGCAACTGCTAGAGGACTTCGGTTGTACACAAGAAGAGTTGGCTAGCAGATTGGGTCGGTCGCGCCCGCAAATCTCTAACACCTTGCGCTTGATGAATTTGCCACCGACGGTGCAACGCCGGGTAGCAGCAGGGGTTATTTCTGCTGGCCATGCCAGGGCATTGCTTGGTCTCAAAGACGCAGCGGCAATTGAGAAGCTTGCGGCTCGCATTGTGGCAGAGGGACTGTCGGTTCGAACGGTTGAAGAGATAGTTGCCGTTGGCTTAACAGATAGCGAACCTGCCAGCAAGAGACCGCAAAGTAAGGGAACGCTTAGTGCCCCAGGACTTGCTGAACTGAGTCAGCGAATGACAGATCGGTTGGACACCCGCGTCACGGTTATGGTCGGCCAGAAACGAGGAAAAGTGGTAATTGAATTCGCCACCCTTGAAGATCTGCGCCGCATTGTGGAAATCATTGATCCACCAACCCGGGGAATGTTTGGTGAACCTCTACTTTAGGGTTTTGCACAGGTGAACAACCTGTGGAGAAGTAAATAATTGTGACCCACATCACATTTATTTGAGTGCTTAACCTCAGTCACCCTCCCCAAAGCAAAATCTTTGGTGCGCCTGCAGAAAAACCGGTTCAGTTAGCCAATTCGTACGGCAAGAACTCGGCCGATCGAGACTGCTAGCGCACTAGAAATAGCGTCTCGCTGCTGTGCATTACTGAGGATCTCACTATCTCGCACATTCGAGGCATAACCCAAATCAATCTGTACAGCCGGCATCTTGGTCAATCGTAATAAATCCCATGTGCGGGCATGGGTCCGACAATCTTTCAGAGCTGTGCGATTGGCGATCTCTTGTTGCACGGTCTCAGCCAGACGCGCACCCATCGCTGAACGAGAGAGATTGTGGCCAAAAAATGAGGTAGCGATTCCATTTGCTTGAGCATCTGGGCAGACATCGAGATGTAGCGAAACTACTAGATCTACTTTTTGATCATTGGCTAATCGAGCACAGTCCTGCTCATCAGGCCGTGCAGAATTCTGCGCACGGGAAAGGATTACTAAACTCCCAGCCGCAGCGAGCCGGCCTTCGAGTCGAGTAGCGATGTCCCAACAGATTTCGCCTATCGTTAAGTTGCTTCCTGCCAGTGGTGTAGCACTGTCACTAATGTCAAGCAAAATACTCGCGGACTCAATAGTGTGTTGCGCCTCGAGCGCAGCCAAATCTCGCAGATGCTCTTGACTACCCCCGGTAACTGTGCGGGCTAACCGAGCGAAAGCAGCAAATACCGCGGGACCACAAGTGCCATCATCAGACAATCCAACACTTCGCTGAAACTCACGAACTGCGCGGTCCGTTTGTGGACCAAAGACACCATCAAGTCGATCAAGATGAAAACCGAGCTCTTGTAATTTGTGTTGTAAGGTCGCAACATCTTCACCATGAATCATTTTTCCGGGCATGTAGGTAAGAATCCGATCCCCGAGAATCCAATGAGCTTCTTCGAGTCGGCGATAAGTTTGTGGACCAATAATTCCATCAATAGTCAACCCGCGTGATTGCTGAAAAATTCGCACGGCTTCAAGCAGTTGGTCATCAAAGACTTCGGACGGGTGAGTACCCTGATCAGAAAGCAATCCAAGACGCGATAGGCGTTGTCGGATCTCTACTACAACTGGATCGACGTCACCATTTCGCAGTGAAACGGTAATCATTGTGAATTTAGATATGTTCAGCTAACTCAGCAAGCAGAACAGACTTCGGTTTCGCGCCGATAATCTGCTTGACCAGCTGGCCATCTTTGTAAAGATTCAAAGTCGGAATCGAAGTGATTCCACTGTTTGCTGCAATAGCTGGATTCTCATCTACATCTATCTTTGCAATTACCAACTTGTCTGATAGCTCAGCAGCAAGTTCATCAAGAATCGGAGCCACCTGCTTACACGGTCCGCACCAGGTAGCCCAAAAATCAACCAATACCGGCTTGCTATTGGCAAGAACCGTCTCTGCAAATGTGGCATCGGTTACTTGTACTGTTGCACCCATGTTTTTCTCCTTAAGGTGGTCTTCGCTCACTCAAGCATAGAGTGTGACGAGCCGAGTTTAGCCTTTGTGTGCCAAATAACGTTCGGCATCTAGTGCTGCTGCACAGCCTGAACCGGCAGCAGTAATCGCCTGGCGATAAGTGTGGTCAACTAAGTCCCCGGCGGCAAATACGCCCGCTAAATTTGTGGCGGTCGAATTTGGCTTCGTCAAAACATACCCTTGATCATCTAGATCAACTTGCCCTTTAACCAATTCGGAGCGGGGATCGTGACCAATAGCAACAAAGAGCCCAGTAACTGGTAACTCGGATGTTACTCCTGTATTTGTGTCTCGGAGCGTAACTCCAGTCAACTTTCCTTCGCCGTGGATCTCGGCTACTTCACTATTCCAGGCAAATTTAATTTTCGGATCATTATGCGCGCGTTGCGC from Actinomycetota bacterium includes:
- the yidD gene encoding membrane protein insertion efficiency factor YidD — encoded protein: MIKALWQTTFGRVFKFVVILPIRGYQKFISPMFGPTCRYYPSCSTYAIQAVTTHGAIKGILLAAGRLLRCHPWAAGGVDPVPEKGTWRSSKVIEISTNNDRQVSQG
- a CDS encoding DNA polymerase III subunit beta, with protein sequence MVKFQVDRDLIAEAAVWVGRVIPQRPTQPILRGIHIVASDNKLTISGSDLDVRNQEVINANVYEPGEVLISGRLLSDIMRALPAAPIDFVATGTRVEITSGRSSFTLQTMPTAEYPPALEIPEPSGTVNSKEFTTLISQIGVAAARDDFRQHLTGINFIIEGDNMELAATDGNRLAVAKLNWSPISTKISTTALVPAKYIVDVAKSISGTEEITLSFSQGNEGLIGITAGYRQTISRTIATSFPTYKSLLEFETTSTVQIDTAKLIETVKRVSLVLDNNSPIALSFSDGETCVFGAGGVGERSEAREYLESSLVGEPLTLGFYPHFLIEGLTSINEPFTQIELKEPMKPALLTGLSEINGPAKDAHKYLLLPRRLD
- a CDS encoding 50S ribosomal protein L34; translation: MSKRTFQPNNRRRAKTHGFRERMSTRAGRGILSARRAKGRARISA
- the gyrB gene encoding DNA topoisomerase (ATP-hydrolyzing) subunit B, which encodes MSYDASAIQVLEGLDAVRKRPGMYIGSTGERGLHHLVYEVVDNSVDEALAGHCTHIDVTILADGAVRVRDNGRGIPVDIVPSEGKPAVEVVLTVLHAGGKFGGGGYAVSGGLHGVGVSVVNALSTHVDVEVKREGAIWTQSYDHGVPRADLAKGGKTDQTGTTVTFWADADIFETTHYDFDTLARRFQEMAFLNRGLTLTLTDERVATFLGTDEKGEEVIERGNRTITYFYEGGIADFVRHLNTTKAPIHHEVIEFATEDDDRGLSAEIAMQWSNGYTESVYTFANTINTIEGGTHEEGFRAALTSLVNKFARDWNILKEKDSNLSGEDVREGLTAIVSIKLREPQFEGQTKTKLGNTEAKAFIQKVVNEQLSEWFEKNPSDGKEIARKSVQAATARLAARKARDLARNRKGLLGGSGLPGKLKDCSSTEPGECEVFIVEGDSAGGSAGQGRDPRTQAILPIRGKILNVEKTRLDKVLANTEVQSLISAFGTGIQDEFDINKLRYHKVVLMADADVDGQHIRTLLLTFLFRYMKPLVDGGFVYLAQPPLYKIKWSREAPAYAYSDRQRDEVVEAGLAAGKKLRNEDIQRYKGLGEMNAEELWETTMDPQRRVLLQVSVDDAAQADQLFSTLMGEDVESRRTFIQRNARDVRFLDI
- the rnpA gene encoding ribonuclease P protein component, with translation MLPAALRLGKSPKIAETLKSGRRYASKYFVLHVVRTEDQCATFAFAVSRKVGNSVVRHRITRQLRQIVTQNLEKVPAGSRIVVRALPEVVDAQFTDLNRAFTETISKVH
- the dnaA gene encoding chromosomal replication initiator protein DnaA, encoding MESVDLTDIWAQTLESLSKGALTAQQRAFVTLTRPLGLVGDTALIAAPNEFTKDVLESRLSPIVCDALSATLGREVRLAVTVDESIAPELDDDATDDLADSTYADIETAELTSDPNPALPPQASRGPAPAPRTDEEGSRLNPKYTFDTFVPGASNRFAHAAARAVAEAPGKAYNPLFIYGESGLGKTHLLHAIGHYTRTLYAGSKVRYVSSEEFTNQFINSIRDDRAKEFQRKYRDIDVLLVDDIQFLSGKVQTQEEFFHTWNTLINANKQIVVTSDLPPKQLQGFEDRMVSRFASALPTDVQPPDLETRIAILRKKCAQERLSAPQDVLEFIASKMSTNIRELEGALIRVTAFASLNRAPVDLNLAEIVLKDLITDVSGPEISASSIMAQTANYFGVTLEDLTGASRSRTLVTARQIAMYLCRELTDLSLPKIGQQFGGRDHTTVMHADRKVRQLIAERRSLYNQVSDLTARIKAQPR
- the recF gene encoding DNA replication/repair protein RecF, with product MRINSIGLVNFRNHELFRLELTPGSTAIIGRNGLGKTNVIEAIHYTSTLQSHRVNQDGPLIKHNCDSAFIELCAQKQNRQAKVTVTINREKPNTFEVNGSQTRKPKDVAGIIQTVIFSPEDLNLVKNEPASRRNFLDEFLILQTPRLVEVKHDYEKALKQRNSLLKSAAGRPLGETAKATLSAWDEQLIKFGAELVFNRLNAIEKLVPHLTEFGNVISGATEPIQASYQASWLTKNARDLTEISNQLQTALESRIKEEISRGQTLSGPHRDDLLLELNSAPVRNFASHGQSWSVAIALRLATFAVLREFESDPILILDDVFAELDARRRSRLISVISAVEQTLITVADTKDIPDELKSTNYWLPDELTHADQ
- a CDS encoding DUF721 domain-containing protein, with amino-acid sequence MLTSSQQEFLKSVLSRARLRRGIQPRSSNTTNRVAADQRSGPGPDVRDPATLAMLIDHLIVTRGWDLNIVAGKVKTLWPALVGDDIANHVQIETLDLASSGSSGVLVLRAESTAWATQIRLMLSTIEEKIDAEFGSGTITEIKVLGPTAPSWKHGLRSVSGRGPRDTYG